In Serratia liquefaciens ATCC 27592, the genomic stretch AGTATGGGGAAATAAAAAGGGGCTCGGCAAGCCGAACCCTTGGGTGTAAATTTGCGTTTATTGTGCCGGTGCGCTGTCTTCCGCCGGTGCGCCCAACTGGCCGAACATGCCGATGAATTCTTGCAGCGACATTTTACTGCCGTTCAAATCAACCTGGTTTTCGGCGTAGTGGAAGCGACTGCCGATTACACCCTCTTTCAGGGTGGTCAGTTTAAATATTTGGCCGATTTCCGCCAGTCCATTTATCTGTAGTTCCGCCACTTTCTGCGACTCTTCGGCACTGTAGCCTTGCAGTAATGTCAACCGCGCCGCGGTTTCCGTCGCCATTGCCAGCGGAATGCTTAGGTTCAAGTCGAAGCTTTTTACCGTGCGGGTAATCAACTTCTCCCTCGATATTGCCGGCGAGCTGGCCTGCGCCGGATCGGTTAGATCCAGATTCAGACTCAGCGTAAAGGTGCTTTCACCCTTGCTGTTTTTCCAGCTAAACGGTGCAATGCTGATGGACGGATTGCCCTTCCGCAGCAGCGGCAGGTTTTGCAGCAGGATATCGGTTTTCTGTTGTTGATAAGCAATCGGATCCATGGTTTGCACCTGTTGCGACATGGCCACCGCCTGCTGGTTGTAATGGTCGGCGAACTCTCTCAATGATTTGGCATCCAGTTTATCGATGTTCAACGACAGCTTGCCGGAACCGAAGTCGACGCTTTGGATCTTCAGCGCATTAATGGCGAAATCGACCCGGCCATTAAGATTACTATCTTTTTCATCTAACAGGGTGGCCAGCTTGATGCCTTCCAGCAACAGGGTGTCTTTACCGTCAACAGCAACCTTAATCTGTTTCAACATCAGGTTTAGGTTGCCCAAGCTGAGATCGAACTGACCGGCATATTTCTGGCTCTTCAGGGATACACCCAGTAACTGAATCTCTTTGGTCTGCCCAAGTTTGTTCGGGATACGGAGTAATATGTTGCTACTGTTGATGTCCAGGGTAATGGCTTTCATGTCGCGGGATACGTCGGCCTTAATGGCCGCTCCGCCGAATTTCAGCGCCGACTTGTCTTTTTGGTAATCCAGCGGGATCACGTCAATGGTGGAGAAGGTATCGCCACTGTAAGAAATACGGGATTCTGCGGTGAACAGCGACTTGCCTTTGGTGATATCAAACAGATCATTGGTCGCCGGGGTGTTTTCGAGCTCGGTGTGCACCGATGCCATGCTTGGCAGCAGGTTGAATTTCTTCAACTGGGCAAACGGGAAGGGACCATGGTCGATGGTTTCCTGGAATACCACTTCGTCACCCGCTTTCGGCGCTGCGTCGTCGGGTCGGAGTACATAACGAATTTTACTGCTGAAAATACCGCGCTGGTAATTTTCATAATCCAGTTTAATACTGGCTTTCGGTAGATGCGATTTTAATAATCTGTTGGCATTATCAACCACTGCAACCATCTGCTGTTCGATCAGTTTGCCGGTGTACCAGGAGGCTCCGGTCCATGCCGCGCCAATAACCACAACAGTACTTAACGCGACTAACGATTTTTTCATGGTTTTATTCATCCTTAAATTAAATTGAGCCATCTGTTCCAAACAGATAAATAGGCAAGTTGAGGCCAACAACGAATGCCTGCAACCGTTTAATTATGTGTGTAACTCTCTCTTTTAGCAATCAATATACACATGCTTTGTGAGGGAAATTTCAAAAGAAGAAAAATAACCGTATTTAACCAGTACTGCTTAACTGACAATGAATTAATTGCTGAACAGCATGCACCGAAGGTTGCTATTGCCAACGGTGGTGATATTTGACGAGTGAAGCGCGACAGATAAAAGTAATGAATCGAGGTAATTATGGGGGAAATAAAAAGGGGCTCGGCAAGCCGAACCCCTGGGTGTAAATTTGCGTTTATTGTGCGGGTGCGCTGTCTTCCGCCGGGGCGCCCAACAGGCCAAACATGCCGATGAATTCCTGCAGCGACATTTTGTTGCCGTTCAGATCAACCTGGTTATCAGCGTAATGGAAGCTACTGCCGATCACACCCTCTTTCAGGGTGGTCAGTTTGAACATCTGGCCCATGGCTGCTAACCCTTGCACCTGTTGTTCCGCCAGTTTTTGCGACTCTTCGGCACTGTAGCCTTGCAGTAAGGCCGTTTGCGAAGTGGTTTCCGTCGCCATCGCCACCGGAATACTCAGGTTGGCGTCGATCTTTTTAACCGAGCGAGCAATCAACTGGTCCGGAGATTCTGCCGGGGAGCCGGCCTGCGCTGGATCGGTCAGATCCAGATTCAACGTAAAGGTGCTTTCACCCTTGCTGTTTTTCCAGCTCAGTGGCGCGATGCTGATGGACGGATTACCCTTCAACAGCAGCGGCAGGTTCTGCAGCAAGATGTCGGTGGTCTGCTGTTGGTAAGCCACCGGATCCATAGTTTGCGCCTGTTGCAGCATGGCCATCGCCTGCTGGTTGTAACGGTCGGCGAACTCTTTCAGTGATTTGGCATCCAGTTTGTCGATTTTCAGCAACAGCTTGCCGGAGCCGAAGTCGCTGTTCTGCACCTTCAGCGAATCGATGGTGTAATCAATTTGACCGTTCAGGTTACTGTCTTTTTCGCCAAATTGGCTCGCCAGCTTAAAGCCGTCCAACAACAGGGTGTCTTTACCGTCAACGGCAACCTTAATCTGTTTCAACACCAGGTTCTGATTACCCAGGCTGAGATCGAACTGCCCGGCATGGGTCTGGCTCTTCAGTGATACACCCAGCAACTGAACCTGTTCGGTCTGACCAAACTGATTCGGGCCGCTGATCACCGCGCTGTCGCTGTTGGCGTCCAGGGTGATTGCTTTCATGTCGCGTGACACATCGGCATTAATGGTCGCACCGCCGAATTTCAGCGCCGACTTGTCTTTTTGATAATCCAGCGGGATCACGTCAATGGCGGAGGAGGTGTCGCCACTGTAGGAAATACGCGACTCCGCCGTAAACAGCGACTTGCCCTTGGTGATATCAAACAGGCCTTTGGTCGCTGCGGTGTTTTCCAGTTCGGTATGCACCGATGCCATGCTTGGCAGCAGGTTGAATTTTTTCAATTGAGCAAACGGGAACGGACCATGGTCGATGGTTTCCTGGAACGCCACTTCGTCACCCGGCTTCAGCGGAGCGTCGTCGGTAGTGATGCTGCCGTCGGCGCGCAGCACATAGCGAATTTTACTGCTGAAAATACCGCGTTGGTAATTCTCATAACCCAGTTTAACGCCGGCTTTCGGCAGGTAGGCTTTCAGCTGGCTGTTGGCGTTCTCAACCACTTCACCCATCCGTTGTTCGATCAGTTTGCCGGTGTACCAGGAAGCCCCGGTCCATGCCGCGCCAAGAACCACAATGACGCTAACAGCGACTAACGATTTTTTCATAGTTCTGTTCATCCTTATTAAGCCATCTGTCTCTCGCAGATGGATGGGCAAATTTGGGCCAACAAAAAAACGCCCGCAGGCGTTTAATTGTGAAGGTAAGCTACTCTTTCAGCAACTAATTTGCGGAAATTTACCGAGTGTTTACGCCAACAGATTATAAACACGCGCGATTCGACCGGTGCCGCTAATGCTGACCGGCGATTCGAAAGCGCCGATAAAGCAGGATTCACCGGGCTTAAGCACCAGTTGCTGATCCTGTTTACTCAGTACCGCTTCACCCTCAACGCAGAAAACAATTGCCGCGCTATCTTGCGCCAATGCCTGTGGAGCGGCGGAAAGATCGTGCAGCGAGAAGGCGAAATCCTCTACCGGGATCGGGAAGAACAGTTCGTCACCACGTTTTTGCGGCTGGGTCAGCAGCCCTGAGGCTGGTTGCGGGCGGAACTGCAGGTTGGCCAGCAGTTCCGGGACATCGATGAATTTTGGCGTCAGGCCGGCGCGCAGCACGTTGTCCGAGTTGGCCATCACTTCCAGCGCCACGCCTTTCAGGTAAGCGTGTGGCGTTTCGGCATACAGGAACATCGCTTCGCCAGGTTGCAACTGCACCACGTTCAGCAGCAGCGGCGAGAACAGGCCGCTGTCATCCGGATAGAAACCGGCAATGAAGCGCACTGTGTCCCAGGTTTCCCCCTGTTGGTTATTCAACGCGGCTTTCAACACCCCCAGCGCCAGCGATTTCTGCTCGCCGCTCATCGCCAGCAGGCTGGCAAACAGAGCGGACAGATGGCTGACATCCGGTTGCTGCAGGAAGGCAGCGATATCGTGGTGTGCACCGGCGATCGGCTGCAGCAGGGAAACAATGTCGGACAGTTCGCGGAAGCCATTCATCGCCAGGAAAGGCGTCAGGGCAAATACAAGTTCCGGCTTATGATTGGGATCCTTGTAATTCCGTTCGGCAGCATCCAACGGAATGCCGGCCGCGTTCTCTTTGGCGAAGCCCGCTACGGCGGCGGATTTGCTTGGATGCACCTGAATCGACAACGGCTGATCGGCGCACAGCACTTTGAACAAGAACGGCAGCTCGCCGAAACGACGTGCGACTTCGGCACCCAGCTGCTTAGGCTGATCTTCATCAATAACATCGCGCAGCGAGCGCAAATTACCGTCGGTACCGGCTACGCGAGAGCTGCTCTTCGGGTGAGCCCCCATCCACAGTTCCGCCATCGGCAGTCCTTGTGGGTTGGCAATGCCATACAGCTGGGTTAACGCGTCGTGGCTGCCCCATGCATAGTTTTGCACTGCGTTGGTCATTTTTTGCATTTTGATAAACATCCTTTGCATTCGCCGCCAGGTGACGGTAAGTAGCTGACTGTAAAACAAACAAATTTGGTGCGTCTTATCCTACACCCGAAGGAGGGCGAAAAAGTGGTGCGCGATCAAACAAGTGGCGTCGTCGTGGGGGTGAAAAGGCGTTACGCCGAGCCGCAGTTCAAGGTGGGTAAAGTATAACGAGATAACAATCTCTGTCACCCTCCATATGTCGTTGAATACCGGTAATGGTCGCTCAAAAAAACGCCACGTTCGCTTGCGAGAGAGCACATAGCGGAAATATTAAATTCAAAACTGTCATAAGTTCAAAAATAAATCCAATTTGGGTTCCTTTTATTCGTTATATTTCAATCTGTGTTTTTTGACGTAAATTATTACCTGCTGAATATCTCTATCATCATAATTATTCCGTTTTTATCGCCAACCACACAAATGGCTTAAATTAGGCAATAGTGCCGCTATACAGTGCAGGCCAATAAAATGATTCTCCGATTATTCCTAACGTTGAGACGCTAATGAAAAAAATCTTGCTGGTTCTGATGATGTGTACTTTCGGTGCACATGCGGCTGTAGTGGTCACTCATGCATATGGATACGGTGTCCATCCGGTGGTAATCGCACCACGCCCGGTGGTAGTCGTACCGCGCCCAGTGGTTGTTGCGCCGGCTCCGGTGGTAGTGACCGCTGCGCCCGTAGTAACTTCAGCACCGGTCGCCCACCCGGTTGCCGCCGCGGTCGGTGCGGTGGGGGTGGGTGTTTACCGCCATAATGAACGCCAGGATGCCTACGATGAAATCAACCATCTGCAGGACCAAAGAATTAATGCTTATAATCAACATCACCATTAATTCCCTCGTGAGAAATTAATAAAGAGAGCGCCAGACGGCGCTTTTTCTATTGTTAATATTCAATTTGTCGATGAAAAAGGCAAGGACGTGCTGCCAGAAAATTAAACCCGCACAATAACCATGACAATGGAGGAAAAATGCTGTGAGGCAACTCTCTTAATGCGAATAGTTATTATGTCACTATACTGGATGGGTGTGCCGGCGGCCTCGCACGCGCTGGCGTAATCGTACATTTTTAGGAATTGTACTAAGGAGATAGTGATGGCAGCCGTTCGTATTGAAAAAGACTCTATGGGACCCATCGAAGTGCCGGCCGACCGGCTATGGGGAGCACAAACGCAGCGTTCCCTGGAGCACTTCCGCATTTCTTCCGAAAAGATGCCGACCGCGTTGATTCATGCGCTGGCATTGACCAAACGCGCCGCTGCCAGCGTGAACATGGACCTGGGGCTGCTGCCTGCGGAGCGGGCCAACGCCATTATCAGCGCCGCCGATGAAGTGCTGGCGGACCAGCATACGAACGAGTTCCCGCTGTCTATCTGGCAAACCGGCTCCGGCACCCAGACCAACATGAATATGAATGAAGTGCTGGCCAACCGCGCCAGCGAGCTATTGGGCGGCGTGCGTGGGGAAGAGCGGCGAGTCCATCCGAACGACGACGTTAACAAGAGCCAAAGCTCCAACGACGTGTTTCCGACGGCGATGCACGTAGCGGCGGTGATCGCCGTGCGCGAACACCTGATTCCCGAACTGAAAGTGCTGCATAAAACGCTGAGCGACAAAGCGGAAGCCTATCGCGATATCGTCAAAATTGGCCGCACCCATTTACAGGATGCCACGCCGCTGACCCTGGGGCAGGAGATTTCCGGCTGGGCGGCGATGTTGGCGCACAACCTGCAGCATATTGAAGCCAGCATTCCACATATTTGCGAACTGGCGCTGGGCGGCACCGCTGTGGGCACCGGCTTGAATACTCATCCGGAATACGCGGTTCGCGTAGCCAAGGCCCTGGCTGATCTGACCCGGCAGCCGTTTGTCACCGCCCCTAACAAATTTGAAGCGCTGGCTACCTGCGATGCACTGGTGCACGGCCACGGCGCGTTGAAAGGGTTGGCGGCTTCGCTGATGAAAATTGCCAATGACGTGCGCTGGCTATCTTCCGGCCCACGTTGCGGCATTGGCGAGATCTCGATCCCCGAAAACGAGCCGGGCAGTTCCATTATGCCGGGCAAGGTCAACCCAACCCAGTGTGAAGCGATGACCATGCTGTGTGCTCAGGTGCTGGGTAATGATGTGGCGGTCAATATTGGCGGCGCCTCCGGTAACTTTGAGCTAAACGTGTTCCGGCCTATGGTGATCCACAACTATCTGCAGTCGAT encodes the following:
- the fumC gene encoding class II fumarate hydratase, producing the protein MAAVRIEKDSMGPIEVPADRLWGAQTQRSLEHFRISSEKMPTALIHALALTKRAAASVNMDLGLLPAERANAIISAADEVLADQHTNEFPLSIWQTGSGTQTNMNMNEVLANRASELLGGVRGEERRVHPNDDVNKSQSSNDVFPTAMHVAAVIAVREHLIPELKVLHKTLSDKAEAYRDIVKIGRTHLQDATPLTLGQEISGWAAMLAHNLQHIEASIPHICELALGGTAVGTGLNTHPEYAVRVAKALADLTRQPFVTAPNKFEALATCDALVHGHGALKGLAASLMKIANDVRWLSSGPRCGIGEISIPENEPGSSIMPGKVNPTQCEAMTMLCAQVLGNDVAVNIGGASGNFELNVFRPMVIHNYLQSIRLLADGMQGFNEHCAVGIEPNRDRISQLLNESLMLVTALNTHIGYDKAAEIAKKAHKEGLTLKASALKLGYLTEEQFDLWVRPEDMVGSMKK
- the manA gene encoding mannose-6-phosphate isomerase; its protein translation is MQKMTNAVQNYAWGSHDALTQLYGIANPQGLPMAELWMGAHPKSSSRVAGTDGNLRSLRDVIDEDQPKQLGAEVARRFGELPFLFKVLCADQPLSIQVHPSKSAAVAGFAKENAAGIPLDAAERNYKDPNHKPELVFALTPFLAMNGFRELSDIVSLLQPIAGAHHDIAAFLQQPDVSHLSALFASLLAMSGEQKSLALGVLKAALNNQQGETWDTVRFIAGFYPDDSGLFSPLLLNVVQLQPGEAMFLYAETPHAYLKGVALEVMANSDNVLRAGLTPKFIDVPELLANLQFRPQPASGLLTQPQKRGDELFFPIPVEDFAFSLHDLSAAPQALAQDSAAIVFCVEGEAVLSKQDQQLVLKPGESCFIGAFESPVSISGTGRIARVYNLLA
- a CDS encoding YdgA family protein, with the translated sequence MKKSLVAVSVIVVLGAAWTGASWYTGKLIEQRMGEVVENANSQLKAYLPKAGVKLGYENYQRGIFSSKIRYVLRADGSITTDDAPLKPGDEVAFQETIDHGPFPFAQLKKFNLLPSMASVHTELENTAATKGLFDITKGKSLFTAESRISYSGDTSSAIDVIPLDYQKDKSALKFGGATINADVSRDMKAITLDANSDSAVISGPNQFGQTEQVQLLGVSLKSQTHAGQFDLSLGNQNLVLKQIKVAVDGKDTLLLDGFKLASQFGEKDSNLNGQIDYTIDSLKVQNSDFGSGKLLLKIDKLDAKSLKEFADRYNQQAMAMLQQAQTMDPVAYQQQTTDILLQNLPLLLKGNPSISIAPLSWKNSKGESTFTLNLDLTDPAQAGSPAESPDQLIARSVKKIDANLSIPVAMATETTSQTALLQGYSAEESQKLAEQQVQGLAAMGQMFKLTTLKEGVIGSSFHYADNQVDLNGNKMSLQEFIGMFGLLGAPAEDSAPAQ
- a CDS encoding YdgA family protein, encoding MKKSLVALSTVVVIGAAWTGASWYTGKLIEQQMVAVVDNANRLLKSHLPKASIKLDYENYQRGIFSSKIRYVLRPDDAAPKAGDEVVFQETIDHGPFPFAQLKKFNLLPSMASVHTELENTPATNDLFDITKGKSLFTAESRISYSGDTFSTIDVIPLDYQKDKSALKFGGAAIKADVSRDMKAITLDINSSNILLRIPNKLGQTKEIQLLGVSLKSQKYAGQFDLSLGNLNLMLKQIKVAVDGKDTLLLEGIKLATLLDEKDSNLNGRVDFAINALKIQSVDFGSGKLSLNIDKLDAKSLREFADHYNQQAVAMSQQVQTMDPIAYQQQKTDILLQNLPLLRKGNPSISIAPFSWKNSKGESTFTLSLNLDLTDPAQASSPAISREKLITRTVKSFDLNLSIPLAMATETAARLTLLQGYSAEESQKVAELQINGLAEIGQIFKLTTLKEGVIGSRFHYAENQVDLNGSKMSLQEFIGMFGQLGAPAEDSAPAQ